In Stanieria sp. NIES-3757, the DNA window CAATAAAACCCCAACTTATCATGCTGTTTCTGGTTTTAGATCGTACCAAAATTTCCAACGGCTGAAAAGTGCTTCATTTCATTACTTATTCTCAATAATATTTTAATCTTTTCTTAAAAAATACAAAATTTTACAATTATAGCACTACGTATTTAGGTTAGGACAAAAACCCTTTAAGGGCGATTGGTCAATCGCCCCTACGATCTATAATGATGTTTTAATCTTTAGTTGTACCGCTATAACTACCAGGGCAAAATTAAATACAAAATAAAGCTTTTATTATTCTCCTCTACACTTTTTGGTTTTATAACTATGAATTAGTCCACCTATTTAACAGCGTAATTCTAAATTTTCAATCATGTTGATTGTGCCTCACAACGATGAGAAACGGTATAATATCATTTTCGAGCCAAGGCAGTCTTTCATCTCAATCAACAATTAACAAATCACTTCAACTCAATCACTAATGATTAGTTACCTCAAAGGAAAAATAATAGAAATAGTTAAAAATCCAAATAATCGATTTTTTTTAGTAATTGAAGTTAATAATATAGGCTATGAAGTGCAAATTTGCCAACGTTTTTCTCGCCAATTATCAGTTCAACAACAAGAAATAATTCAAATCTTTACTCATCAACAAATTCAAGAAGATCGACACACTCTTTATGGTTTTTCTTCGTTAGCAGAAAGAGATTTATTTCGGGAGTTAATTAGCGTTAGTGGTATTGGCGCACAGTTAGCTTTAGCTTTAATTGATACTTTAGAACTTTCTGACTTAGTTGGAGCAATTGTTACTAGTAATATTAACGTATTAAGTAAAACTCCTGGTGTGGGTAAAAAAACTGCAGAAAGAATTGCTTTAGAATTAAAATCCAAACTTGCTCAGTGGCGAGAAATTAAAGGAATAGAAATTACAACCTCTACTTCTTCTGTTTCTGTTAAATCCGAAATTATTGAAGATTTAGAAATGACTTTACTTGCCCTTGGTTACACTCCTATAGAAATTGAACAAGCAATTACTGCTCTTAGTCAAGACAATCAATTACTGAAAAATAACAATATAGAAGAGTGGATTAGAAGTGCGATCGCATGGTTGAGTGGAGAGTAAAAGAGTTACCAGTTATCAGTACAGACGTGTCTTGGTGAGCGTTCCTTTGCGCCCGCAGGTGGCGCAGGGTCTCACCGCAACATGTTACGTCTGTACACCGGTTATCAGGAAGTAATAAGTAATAAGTAATAAGTAATAAGTAATAAGTAATAAGTAATTAAATTGTAAATTTTCTGCCTTTTGCTTTTTAACTTCTGCCTCTTGTATTTTAATTTTTGTTACTAGTTTTTAAATTCATTCAACATATTTTTCATACTTTTTATAAACGTTTAAACCTGGAATTTCTTGAGTAAATTCTGGAGGAATTCTGTATTGGTCGTTAGTATATTCTGCTCTAATTGTTTGAAGAACATGATAGGGTTTTTGCCATTGTTTTAAAATTTTGATCAACTCTTGAAATTTTAGATAAGAATCTTGATAGCGATTGATTAAACCCATATATTGCAGTATAGGAACATAATCTTCTGGTGCTTTATTTTCACCAGTAATTCCAATAATAGGAGCTAGTTTTTCAAAAACTTCATAGTTTTCGATTATGAGTATGACTAATTTTTTGGAACCTAATAAATCATATCCTTGCAATTGATTAACCAGATCGGAGATAGTTTTGAGAAGAGTAAAGTCGGCTAATTGATATTGTTTGAATAAAGCAAAAAGTTTTAAGCCAAACTCATGTTCAGAAATAATATTTACTTCTTTAAGGTAAGATTGTAAAGCATCTCTTCCTTCTTCAGTATTTAGTAGAGGAACAATTTCTGCAAGTTTCTTTTTAACTTTGTCTTTAAACTTGTTGTTGTCTGGCTCTTCACCAATATTATCTAAAACAAATTGATAAAATTCTTGTTGTTTAGTACTGCGATAACGTAACTCTGTTTGTTCAACTCGGAGGAAACTATTTTTTGTTGCGATCGCAACTCTTAAAAGTTCAACACTATGATGTAATTGTTGTTCTTCTTTAGTTCCTTTTTCTCCAGCTTTTTTGAATTGAAGAAATAGCAAAAATTCTTGATTACCAAACTTTTCACTATCAACTCGTTCTGCTTTTCGGGCTAAAGATAATAATTCTTTAAAAGAGCGATCGTGAAGAAAAACAGTTCCTTCTGGAACTTTAGGATGACCAAATTTATCTTGTAACTCTTCAATAATATTTTGATTGGCATCTTTGAGTAAAGTAACAAACGAATAGATAAAAGGAGACGTAGTTAAGAGAAGAATAGCAACTACCAATGGAATAGGGGTATTAACTGTTCTGTTTTTATCATTGAGATCAAGAGATATACCGTGAGATTGTAAAAAAGCCGTAATTTGTTCATCATTATTTAAATTTTCTTGACTAATTTCATCTTCCACTAGTAATTGATGATTTTGAAGATTTTGATTAGTTGGAAGTATTTTCGGTAATGTCTTGTTTGTTTTCTGAGAATTTAATTGAGATTGTCCATGCTTTGGTGTGTCTAAAGAAAATTCATAAAATTGATTAGGAAAATTAGCCAGTAAATAGATTCCTAATCTTTGAGTTAAATCAGCATACTGACCTAAAAATAAAGCAGCAGCTTGAGCTTGATTGGTTTCAATGACACCTAAACTTAATATAGAAAGAGTTGTAGCTAGAGCAGTTCTTTTTAGCGATTTAGAAATCATCTGAATAAAATTAATCAATAAATTTTTGAATACTTGAAGTTAGGTGATTGAGTAATTTGCAACTGAGTGAAGCAAATCTGATATCTTACTGATAAATCAATCAAGACTTCATCAATAACTTCTAGACCTAAAGTACCCAGGTAAAATTTGTAAATCACTAATTTAGATAAAGTTTTTTGAACAACAATACGAGATTAAGCTGTTCCTCATTGAATAAATTGGTTGAGGGAAGACATTTCAGTTATTGGTTATCAATGATTTTTTGTTCGTTGTTTCCTATTTTCAAGCCAGAATGAAGATAGTTGTTCTTTGTTCGATGATTGTTCAGCCGTAAGAAAATCAAATGTGCAATATTTTAGAACCGCTGATGCTTTAAACCAACTAATGAATTATTTAAGTTAAAAAGGAAAATTTTTTAAATGATTCAAGATAGTCAAGCTCTAAAAGTAGGAAAATATTTAACTTTGGCAGATTTTTGTACCTGTAGTCAAACTTATCAAAGATACCAAGACAAAATCTTTCCTCTACCTCAAAATTCTGACAGTATTAAAGCTATTCGTGACCTTAATACATTTATTATCGATCCAGTAATTGATTATTTTGGCAAAACAAGATTTAAATTAACCTATGGCTTTTGTTCTGCTGATTTGAAAAAATATCTTAATCAAAAAGATCCAGATACAGGAATTAAAAATGGACGGATCGATCCTAGTCGCGATCAACACATGGCTCATGAATTAAATACCAAAGGTAAATATTATTGTGAAAGATTAGGGGCTGCTTGCGATTTTCTGATTATTGATTTACCTAGTGATGAGTTGATCGAATGGATACTTAAAACAAAACTTCTTTTTGACTCGCTTTATTTTTATGGCAAAGCAAGACCAATTCATATTAGTTATGGTTCACAACATAAACAAGATATTTGGACATTTACTTCTTTAGGAGTACCAACTAAAAAAAGTATTACAGGGTGGATAGAATTAGCCAAAAAAATTTAATCGTAATTGCTTGTAATGGTTTAACTTGACATGGTATTATCTGAATAATGGAAAAGCCGTCGCAATCGAGCCTGTTGCTTAAAGTAAGTCTTGTGGTAATTAACAACAACTTTCTCTCCTCTGCACTTGAAACTCCTTTGGCTTCTTCTGCGATCGCTTTAACTAAGAATTACCACGTCTTTTTGATTTGTATTCCTGAATTACACAACTAATACCAAATTCGGTTGAATACTTACATTAAAGTTGAGGTCAGGTAATAGGTAATAGGTAAAAAATATCCACAGTTTAGAGCAGATATACACAGATAGCTCGATCTTTTAGAAGATTAGCATTGGATCTTGGCAGAATAACTTTATTATTTGAAGAAAAATTCTTCTTCCTGTCTTCTCTTCACCCTGTCACTATTTACTATCCCATGATGAGCCAACACTATTTTTTTTCCTGTTCCCTATTTCCTTTCAATTAATTATTACTATGTTGTTGTTCCTCAATAAACTGTTGATAAAGAGGATAATCTGGAGAAACCAAAGCGGATTTTTGCTCTAATCTCAAAGGAGGAATTCTTCGCGAATAATCTCGATAAACAATCTCTAAAGTACTTAGGTTTACTTCCATGGTGCTGTGTAAAGCAGGAAAAGCTTCTGTATCAAAGTCGGGATAAAATAGATAAGTTATTTTAGGTTGATCGCAATAAAGCTTGATCACGTTAGCATCTTGAAAACGACTAAAATTACGACTAGCACAACCTTCATATAAACGTAATAAAGGTTCTAGTTTTCCCAAAGTACTTGCATGAATTACTAAAGCATTTTTAAGTTTTTTACCGTAGGAAGAATTGTGACATAAATAAGCAATTTTATTAAGATTACCAACGCTAAATAAAAGTTGATCTGCAAAAAGACAAGCAACTTTATAACTACCGAACAAAGATTTAAAATCTTCCCTAAGTTCGGGAGCTAATTTTTGCGAACTGGGACGATTATTAAACTTAGCTAAAGCAAGATAAATTAATAAATCGTGACGGCGTTGTTCTGTAATAGCATCCCATTCATCTACGTTAGTGGCTTGTAAAACCAATTTAAAAGCACGGTGATAAGTTCCAAATTCGGCTTTAATTGCTTCTTCTTGAGCTAGTTCTCTTTTAGCTGGTAAACGACCTTTTTGGGCAAAAAATTCCATTAAAGGAGTTAATAATTCCTGATAATCTTCAAAATTTCTAACTTTGATTGCTACTCTAGGAGTATTTACCCGAGAATAAAAACGTGAAGCCTGAAAAGCTTCTGCTTGACTTGAATCTTTAAAAACAAAATAAATTCCTAGACTAGCAGGAATTGCATCAACCTTTAAAACTTGATCGATATAAATTTTTAATTCTTCCTGTTGAAAATATTTTTGAAAAGTATTGCGATTGGTAATAATGCCATCGCCGTAAGCAACTAAACCACGCTGACGATCATCAATTAAAACTTGAGCCGAAACAATTAAAACACGATTAGTTAATTGCCAAGCATTTACTAAAGCTTCTCTTCTTTCAGCTAAATCTTCAACAACATTAATTATGTAGCCGAGATTAACAATATCTGCCGAAGTTAAAGAATTTTCGGGATAATAATAAGGATCCCAACCATAACTACTATAACCGCGATCGCGTATCTTTTCGACATCACTACCATAACCGCAGCCGTAATCAAAAAAAGTAGTTCCTTCGGTAAATAAACCAGCTTCTAAAGCTAAACGCACTGGACGAGATAAATCTTTACGAGGTAAAGCAGCTTTGTGTCTTTCTATAGCGAAAGTTCTTTTTTGTCCAGATAAGGGATTAATCGGACAAACTAAATGATGTCCAGCAAAATCTATACCCTGTTGTAAGAGAAGTCGCTGCCATTCTTGAAATGTACCAATGTAACGGGAATTATCTAATAAACCTAAAGCAACCTCTTCTTTGGTTAATTCCTTAAATTCTTGGTATAAAGGATAGTCTTGAGGAACAAAGGTTTCTTTACGATGCAAAATGGGAGGATTATCAGAATTGTGATAGTTACGTTGAGAAACTTCTTGATTGATGAGATCGACAATGATACTTTTCAGTAAAGAAGGATGAGGATCTCTATCAAAATCAGGATAAAATAAATAAGATATCTTGGGTCTATCCGTGCCAAATTTAACTAAAGTAGCACCTTCAATTTGATCTTGAGCTAATTTCCTCGCCTCGTATTCGTAATCTTGTAAGATTGGGTTTAAAATTTTTAAAGCGCAAGTATGAACATAAAGAGCAGTAGGTAAAAGTTTACCAATCTGACTATTCTGACAGCAATCAACTATAGTGGAAAATTGTTCAAGACTTTTAAGCATGGAGAAATCTCCCGAGCATTCCCATTAAGTTAAGTTTATAGTCAGAACTGAAGCAACATGACACTTTATCATATTGGTTTTAGCAAACAAGATTTAGGCAACAATCTTCCACAACTAGCATTATTATCTGGTGAACCAGAGCGATCGCGTTATCTTGCCGAAACTTTTCTTCAAAATAGTCGTTTACTTTCTGATTATCGGGGATTGAATAGTTATCTTGGTTATCTTCCCAATGGCAAACCTGTTTTAATTGCTACCAGTGGGATGGGTGCGCCTTCTCTAAGTATTGTTGTTAACGAATTAGTGCAGGTTGGTATTCAGCAAATTATTCGTATTGGTACTTGTGGTTCAATTCAACCTCATGTACAAGTAGGAAGTATTGTAATTAGTCAAGGTGCGTTATGTCGTCAAGGTGCTGCGAATGATATTGCACCGCTAGAATATCCTGCGGTTGCAGATCCTTTTTTAACTGTCGCTTTAGTAGAAACTGCCCAAAAATTAAACCTACCTTACCATCTTGGTATTACTGCTTCGGTAGATACTTTTTATGAAGGACAAGAACGTCAAGAATCTTCAGCTAATCCTAATTTACAAGCTTGGTTGATTGGTATTACCCAACAGTATCGTAATTTAAACATTCTTAATTATGAAATGGAAGCAGGAACTTTATTCAAAATGGGTTCAGTTTATGGTTTTGCTGCTGCTTGTGTTTGTGGAGTAGTGGCGCAACGTACCCAGGCAGAAGATATTATTTTAAAAGATAAAGATTTAGCAGTAAATCGAGCTATTCAAGTTGCAGTGGCAGTTAATAGTTAATAAATAAAATTAGCAGTCTAACTTTATTAACAGGTAAACTTGATTTTAAGCTAAATTGTATAAAATTAGATGTGTTGAGTCGCTGGAAAAGGATGATAAAAATATAATCTGAAAATGGTAATTTTGTGTTTTATAGCGGAACTAAACAATAGTCAGTTGCCCAACTTAAACATTTAGATAAAAAATATTAATAAAAATGACAAAAAGTTTCATAAAGTCTTTTTCAGTATACGGTCTTTTTGGAAAAGATGATGTTCATATTCCCTTTGATGAGAATATAAAAATTCTTATCGGAGAAAATGGAGTAGGTAAAACACAAGTATTAAATATATTTTATTATACTCTTACTAAAAATTTTTTTAAACTTGGTGAATTACCATTTGAGAAAATAAAGATAGAATTTAACGACGAGCTTGTTATTATTGAACGAAAGAAAATCATAGAATTTTTAAATGAAAGAAAATATTTTTTAAAACGTAAAATTATTACAGGTCGGGATTTTATTGCTGACGATTTACATGAATATGAGTATGAGATCGAATTAATCGAAGGTAAAAATAGCTATATAACCCAAAAAAGAAAAAAAAGAAGACCGAAGAATATAGAATTATCTCCTTATCTTGTTGATTGCAGTAATATTATTGATAATAACTTAAATAAAAAGAATATATTATACTTCCCTACATTTAGAAGAGTGGAAGAAGATTTGCATAACTTAGGTTATGACGAAGAAGAGTTATCTTTAAATAAAGAAGATACTCGTTTAATTCATTTTGGGATGGATGATGTCCAAAAAAGATTTGATACTGTTGAGAAACGTATAGATTCTTTACTCAAAGAAGGTTTTACTAAAATCTCTAGTGAAATATTAAGTAAATTAGTTAAAGGTTTTGGAGATACAAATAAAAAAATAATAGATAAAATTAGTGAAACTGATATTGATATTATTCTTGCTAGAGTTGGCGATCAAATTTCTGATACAGAAAAATCTAAGATTAGAGAAATTGTTTTAAATAAAGAAGTATCTAACATTGACAATTCTTTATTCTATTTTATTCAAACTTTAGTTGAAATATACGAAAAACAAAAAAAGCTTGATGAGTCAATTAATAGATTTAAAGAAGTGTGTAATGGTTATCTCATTAGTAAGCAAGTATTTTATGACGAAAGTAATATCAAAATTTATATTAAGTCAGATAAGAGTAGTGAACCATTAGCATTGAATAAACTTTCGTCAGGAGAAAAACAAATTATTTCAATTTTCTCAAAGATTTATCTTTCCGAAGATGAGCGACAATTTATTGTCTTATTCGACGAACCAGAATTATCACTATCGATGCCTTGGCAGAAAAAATTATTGCCAGATATTTTAGCTTCCAAGAAATGTGATTTTCTTTTGGCGGTAACTCATTCACCATTTATCTTCGATAATGAGTTAGATCTCTATGCTATGGGCTTAAACGAATATATTCAATCTCAAAATAAAGTTACAGCTTAGTTAATGTCATACTTAGATGAATTGAGAGCAAGCCGAGATAAACCTCAAGTTGCTTATCAAGAGTTTGCACTGCATACTAAAAAAAGAAAAGATGGTTTATTTTGTTTTTTTGAGGGTAAAGACAACGGTTACTACATACCAAGAATTAAGAAATATACGGATAAATATCATCCTATTCAATGCGGTGGTAGAGAAAAGGTATTAAAAGTACAAGAGCTTATTGCAATTCATCCAGAATACAATAAATATAAGAAAGCATTTTTTATTGATCGCGATTTTAATTCGCCTTTGGTAAATAAAAGTCCACAAATTTTTGAGACTCCTTGTTATTCCATTGAAAATTTTTACGTTTCAGAAAATGTTTTCAAAGAAATTATGATTAATCAATTTCAATTCTCGGAAGTTAGCGATCCGTCATTTCAAGTTTGCCTCAATCTTTATCGAGAAAGACAGAAAGAATTTCATCAAGCCACAACTTTGTTAAATGCTTGGTATGCTTGTTTAATTGATAAACGCAATAATAGAGGAGAACAAACGGGAGTTAATCTAGACGATAAACTACCTAAAAATTTTATTAATTTTTCTCTACAACAAATCTCTAATAATTACGATTTTGACAAAATTAAGCAGACTTTTCCTAAAGCATCTAGCATTTCAGAAGATGACTTGAGGGCTAAAGTTATTCAATTTACTGACTGCGAACAGTGTCAAGTTTTTCGTGGTAAATATGAAATGGAGTTTGTGATTTCGTTTATCGAAATGATACTGCAAGATTCATTACAAGCTAAAAAATATGTTACACAAAAAATAAAATTTGCTTTTAATCAAAGATTAACTAACGAGCAAGCAGTAGATATTTTCTCAAGTTATGCTGAAACTCCTATAATCCTAGAGCAGTTTTTAAAGGAAGTAACTAAATAAAAAACTCTTCATCAATTGCACGTGACATCAGTTCGAGATCTTCTTCAGAAATAGAACCAGCAAAGTTTAACAAACTCTTGCTAGGAACACCAACATTATTATTTGTAGCTAAAAAAGTAGTAAAGTTTAATACCTGTAACTGTTGTGATTCTTCAAGGTTTTAAAGCCGATCTAGAATCGGCTTTTCTACGGAAGTGTTTCTCATAACAAAAAAAAATAATATTGTCAATAAGTTTGATAGATGATTTTATTGTACTCAAATGTAGATAGAACAATATAAGTAACAATTACAATGTAACTAACATTTGAGAATTCTCAACGAGAAACATTCAGCATAACGCTGTCATAATTCTTCTGCATCTAGATCGCATTTTTTATATGTCTATATTGGATTTAATACAATTATTTTGATAGCTATCATAACCAATTTTTTTGCGATCGCCCTCTTTAAAACTGTAATTTAGACAAACGACCAAACAAATCGTGTAACAACAAGTAAAAGCAAGGAATAATAAATAAAGTTAATAGCGTTGCTAATGCCAAACCAGAAAAAACGACAATTCCCAATGGTTGCAAAAACTCTCCCCCTTGTCCCAAACCAAGTGCTAGGGGAAACATTCCGACTACAGTAGTAATGGTAGTCATTAAAATCGGACGCAGGCGTTGGGGTGCTGCTTGCAAAATGGCAGTTCGACGGGAAACCCCATCTCTAGAGCGAATTTGATTGGCGAGTTCTACCATAATAATGGCATTGTTGACTACAATACCTACTAATAAAACCGCCCCGACAATTACTGTCGCACCGATCGCAGTTTGGGTAAGAAATAAACCCCAAATTCCGCCAGCTAAAGCGAGGGGTAGGGTAAACATGATAACTAAAGGATCGATCAGGGAATTATACTGTACTGCCATAACGACAAATACTAAAAAGGCAGCCAAACCCCCTAATAAAGGTAATGTGGATTGAATAGCTTGATTGCTTTGAGCAGCAGCACTGGGAAGACGACTTATCCCCTGTGGTAAATCTACATTTTGCATAATGCGATCTACTTCTTTTAATGCATCTCCCAAAGAAGTACCTTCATTGAGAGTACCAGCAATGATAAATACCTGACGTTGATTGATGCGCTGAATTTCTCCTGGGGCTTTTCCTTCTTCAATAGTTGCCACATCTCCGAGACGAATCAATTGATTATCTTCAGTAAATAAAGGTAATGCTGCTATTTGGGAAGGACGTTGAATTTCATCACGGTCAAATTGTAAGCGTACATCTATCAAACGATTACCTCTTTGCAGTTGAGTAGGAACAGAACCTTCTATGGCAGTTTGCAGTACATCCCCAATATCTTGAATATTTAAGTTTAGATCGGCAGCCCTTTCGCGGTCTAATCTTATTTGCAGTTCGGGTTGACGACTATCGGCATCGGGTCGAAAACTAGATAGAGTTGCTTGCTGTTCTAAAGCTTGTACTACTTGCTCTCCAGTTTGTTCTAATTGGTTGATATCTTCTCCTTGTAGCACTACATCAATATCGGAACGCACAGGAGAGTTACTTAAAATTAGACCTCTAACTTCACCAGGACTTAGACGCAAGCGAATATCGACCAAATTCAGTTTGTCCAATTCCTTGGTTACTCTTTCGATATAAGCTTCTACATCGGTTTCTGGTTTTAGGGTAATGGTGCTAGAACCTCGGAGGGGATTTTCACTAGTGCTAGAACCAAAGAGAAAGCCACCTTTAGTAGTAAAAACATACTCAGTTTCTGGTTGTGCCAGCAGAATTTCATCTACTGCTTGCATCAC includes these proteins:
- a CDS encoding Holliday junction DNA helicase RuvA translates to MISYLKGKIIEIVKNPNNRFFLVIEVNNIGYEVQICQRFSRQLSVQQQEIIQIFTHQQIQEDRHTLYGFSSLAERDLFRELISVSGIGAQLALALIDTLELSDLVGAIVTSNINVLSKTPGVGKKTAERIALELKSKLAQWREIKGIEITTSTSSVSVKSEIIEDLEMTLLALGYTPIEIEQAITALSQDNQLLKNNNIEEWIRSAIAWLSGE
- a CDS encoding purine or other phosphorylase family 1, with translation MTLYHIGFSKQDLGNNLPQLALLSGEPERSRYLAETFLQNSRLLSDYRGLNSYLGYLPNGKPVLIATSGMGAPSLSIVVNELVQVGIQQIIRIGTCGSIQPHVQVGSIVISQGALCRQGAANDIAPLEYPAVADPFLTVALVETAQKLNLPYHLGITASVDTFYEGQERQESSANPNLQAWLIGITQQYRNLNILNYEMEAGTLFKMGSVYGFAAACVCGVVAQRTQAEDIILKDKDLAVNRAIQVAVAVNS
- a CDS encoding putative ATP/GTP-binding protein, which encodes MTKSFIKSFSVYGLFGKDDVHIPFDENIKILIGENGVGKTQVLNIFYYTLTKNFFKLGELPFEKIKIEFNDELVIIERKKIIEFLNERKYFLKRKIITGRDFIADDLHEYEYEIELIEGKNSYITQKRKKRRPKNIELSPYLVDCSNIIDNNLNKKNILYFPTFRRVEEDLHNLGYDEEELSLNKEDTRLIHFGMDDVQKRFDTVEKRIDSLLKEGFTKISSEILSKLVKGFGDTNKKIIDKISETDIDIILARVGDQISDTEKSKIREIVLNKEVSNIDNSLFYFIQTLVEIYEKQKKLDESINRFKEVCNGYLISKQVFYDESNIKIYIKSDKSSEPLALNKLSSGEKQIISIFSKIYLSEDERQFIVLFDEPELSLSMPWQKKLLPDILASKKCDFLLAVTHSPFIFDNELDLYAMGLNEYIQSQNKVTA